In the Magnolia sinica isolate HGM2019 chromosome 15, MsV1, whole genome shotgun sequence genome, one interval contains:
- the LOC131228226 gene encoding probable nucleoredoxin 1 yields MAEIIATANGDFHDLKSLLSAKDRDYLVQKNGDQVKLANLDGKIVALYFSASQSSPCQRFFSNSIEIYQELAAKGDFEAIFISRDKDEKSFNEYSSKMPWPTIPFSDSTTRDRLIELFQVKKIPRLVILNGEGKILRKNGVSVITEYGADAYPFTEERLEELREEEENEKKNQTLRSFLVSRSRDFLNSNDGNRVPVSDLEGKMVGLYFSLSSLKPCREFTTNLIEIYGQLKEREENFEIVLISLDNQHQSFKEEFERMPWLALPFMDKGLSKLIRYFDLKTLPTLVIIDTDGKTLHSNAVKMIENHGIQAYPFTAERLAELVEIEKSWLKSQTLESLLVSEERDFVIGKRGVKVPVADLVGKHILLYFSAQWCPPCRAFLPKLIKAYHEIKAKDDAFEVIFVSNDSDEASFDDFFSEMPWLALPFGDGKGPSLMGTFQVSVIPTLIAIGPTGKMITKEARDLIKVHGPQAYPFTEEHLKEMEAQVEEMAKRWPEKVSHLFHVEHELVLTRRTVYICNGCKERGLKWSYYCEECDFNLHPRCALEENKKEDGDDMVGHVDSGHDGDVGDEETFKDGCICDGEVCYKAYKA; encoded by the exons atggccgaAATTATAGCGACTGCCAACGGTGATTTCCACGACTTGAAGTCGCTTCTGTCCGCCAAGGACAGGGACTATCTTGTCCAGAAAAACGGCGACCAG GTGAAACTTGCCAATTTGGATGGGAAGATTGTCGCGCTCTATTTCTCAGCCTCACAGAGCAGTCCATGCCAGCGGTTCTTCTCAAATTCCATCGAAATATATCAGGAGCTCGCCGCAAAAGGCGATTTCGAAGCCATCTTCATTTCACGCGACAAAGATGAGAAATCTTTCAATGAATACTCCTCCAAAATGccgtggcccaccatcccattTTCGGATTCGACCACCCGCGACCGTCTGATCGAATTGTTCCAGGTGAAAAAGATTCCCCGCCTTGTGATTCTCAATGGGGAGGGGAAGATCCTGAGGAAGAATGGTGTTTCAGTCATCACGGAGTATGGAGCGGATGCGTATCCTTTCACAGAAGAGAGGTTGGAAGAgctgagagaggaagaagagaatgagaagaaaaatCAGACGTTGAGATCTTTCCTGGTTTCCCGCTCCCGCGACTTTTTGAATTCAAATGATGGAAACAGG GTCCCAGTCTCTGATCTTGAAGGTAAGATGGTGGGCCTCTATTTCTCATTGAGCTCTTTGAAACCATGCCGCGAATTCACTACAAATCTCATTGAAATCTACGGGCAGctgaaggagagagaagagaatttCGAGATCGTTCTCATCTCTCTCGACAACCAACATCAATCCTTCAAAGAAGAGTTTGAGAGAATGCCATGGCTTGCATTGCCATTCATGGACAAGGGCCTTTCTAAGCTGATCCGCTACTTCGATCTCAAGACACTTCCTACACTTGTAATTATCGATACCGATGGAAAGACGCTGCATTCCAACGCTGTTAAGATGATCGAGAATCATGGAATTCAAGCATATCCATTTACAGCAGAGAGGTTGGCTGAGCTTGTGGAGATAGAGAAATCATGGTTAAAATCTCAGACGTTGGAATCGCTTCTCGTGTCTGAAGAGAGAGATTTCGTTATAGGTAAAAGAGGTGTCAAG GTTCCAGTGGCCGACCTTGTTGGGAAACACATCCTCTTATACTTCTCGGCGCAATGGTGCCCGCCCTGCCGTGCTTTCTTACCGAAGCTGATCAAGGCCTACCATGAGATCAAGGCCAAGGATGACGCCTTTGAAGTGATCTTCGTCTCCAATGATAGCGACGAAGCCTCCTTTGATGACTTCTTCTCAGAAATGCCTTGGCTGGCACTCCCTTTTGGCGATGGGAAGGGACCGTCCTTGATGGGCACATTCCAAGTATCCGTAATCCCAACGCTCATCGCGATCGGGCCCACTGGCAAGATGATCACCAAGGAAGCTAGGGACCTTATTAAGGTCCACGGCCCGCAGGCGTATCCTTTCACAGAGGAGCATCTCAAGGAGATGGAGGCCCAGGTCGAGGAGATGGCGAAGAGGTGGCCAGAGAAGGTGTCTCACCTGTTCCATGTAGAGCATGAGCTCGTGTTAACCCGTCGAACAGTGTACATTTGCAACGGCTGCAAGGAGAGGGGATTGAAGTGGTCATACTACTGTGAAGAATGTGACTTTAATCTCCACCCCAGGTGTGCCTTGGAGGAAAACAAGAAGGAAGATGGtgatgatatggtgggccatgttGACAGTGGCCATGATGGTGATGTTGGGGATGAAGAAACTTTTAAGGATGGATGTATATGTGATGGGGAGGTTTGTTATAAAGCTTATAAAGCTTGA